One Mycolicibacterium crocinum DNA window includes the following coding sequences:
- a CDS encoding TetR family transcriptional regulator, with product MSSDAALAVTPGGDDAPRNRRQEETFRKVLRAGMEMMRESSYADLTVRAVAARAKVAPATAYTYFSSKNHLIAEVYLDLMRQVPYFTDVNDTRLQRVQQLLRSLALVIADEPEFAAACTTAMLSNDAGVVRVRDRIGAEIHKRIKSALGPDADPKIVSALEMTYFGALVHAGSGTLSYREVADRLEYVVSLILGENR from the coding sequence GTGTCCAGTGATGCCGCGTTAGCCGTCACCCCCGGTGGTGATGACGCGCCGCGCAATCGCCGCCAGGAAGAAACCTTCCGCAAGGTGCTGCGCGCCGGTATGGAGATGATGCGGGAATCGTCGTACGCCGATCTCACCGTCCGGGCCGTCGCAGCCCGCGCCAAGGTGGCACCGGCGACCGCCTACACCTACTTCTCGTCGAAGAACCACCTGATCGCCGAGGTGTATCTCGATCTGATGCGCCAGGTGCCCTACTTCACCGACGTCAACGACACCCGGTTGCAGCGGGTCCAGCAGTTGTTGCGCAGCCTCGCCCTGGTGATCGCCGACGAGCCCGAGTTCGCCGCGGCCTGCACCACCGCGATGCTGAGCAACGACGCCGGGGTGGTTCGGGTTCGTGACCGCATCGGCGCCGAGATCCACAAACGGATCAAGTCGGCATTGGGGCCCGACGCCGATCCGAAGATCGTGTCCGCTCTGGAGATGACGTACTTCGGCGCGCTCGTCCACGCCGGCAGCGGCACCTTGAGTTACCGCGAGGTCGCCGACCGGCTGGAATACGTCGTCAGCCTTATTTTGGGAGAGAACCGATGA
- a CDS encoding cytochrome P450, with amino-acid sequence MNVQSPDIILDPYNYDFHEDPYPYYKRLRDEAPLYYNEELKFWALSRHQDVLAGFRNSTTLSNKYGVSLDPASRGPHASKTMSFLAMDDPAHLRLRTLVSKGFTPRRIRELEPRVTEIATKHLDAMLDKAAAGETVDYVDEFAGKLPMDVISELMGVPEADRVQVRAWADGVMHREEGVTDVPPEAVEASLNLIVYYQAMVEERRKNPTDDLTSALLDAEIDGDRLTDDEVLGFMFLMVIAGNETTTKLLANAAFWGHKNPDQLAEVYDDLSRVPLWVEETLRYDTSSQILARTVAGELTLYDTVIPDGDVVLLLPGSAHRDERAFERPDDYLIGRDIGAKLQSFGSGAHFCLGAHLARMEARVALEELFKRIRGYEVDEANSVRVHSSNVRGFAHLPITVQSR; translated from the coding sequence ATGAACGTGCAGAGTCCGGATATCATCCTGGACCCCTACAACTATGACTTTCACGAGGATCCCTACCCGTACTACAAGCGGCTGCGCGACGAGGCCCCGCTCTATTACAACGAGGAACTGAAGTTCTGGGCGCTGTCGCGGCATCAGGACGTGCTGGCTGGTTTCCGCAACAGCACGACGCTGTCGAACAAGTACGGCGTATCGCTGGACCCGGCATCGCGCGGGCCACACGCCTCGAAGACCATGTCGTTCCTGGCGATGGATGACCCCGCACATCTGCGCCTGCGGACCCTGGTTTCGAAGGGCTTCACCCCCAGGCGAATTCGCGAGCTGGAGCCCCGCGTCACAGAGATCGCCACCAAGCACCTCGACGCCATGCTGGACAAGGCCGCCGCCGGTGAGACCGTGGATTACGTCGACGAGTTCGCCGGCAAGCTGCCGATGGACGTGATCTCCGAACTTATGGGGGTGCCCGAGGCCGACCGCGTCCAGGTCCGGGCCTGGGCCGACGGCGTGATGCACCGTGAGGAAGGTGTCACCGACGTGCCGCCGGAGGCCGTCGAGGCATCGCTGAACCTGATCGTCTACTACCAGGCGATGGTCGAGGAGCGACGCAAGAACCCGACCGATGACCTGACCTCGGCGCTGCTGGATGCCGAGATCGACGGTGACCGGCTGACCGACGACGAAGTGCTGGGCTTCATGTTCCTGATGGTGATCGCCGGCAACGAAACGACCACCAAACTGCTTGCCAACGCCGCCTTTTGGGGTCACAAGAACCCCGACCAGCTGGCGGAGGTCTACGACGACCTGTCGCGGGTTCCGCTGTGGGTGGAGGAGACGCTGCGCTACGACACGTCGAGCCAGATCCTGGCCCGCACCGTCGCCGGTGAGCTGACGCTCTACGACACCGTGATCCCCGACGGTGACGTGGTCCTTCTGCTTCCCGGATCGGCCCACCGCGACGAGCGCGCCTTCGAGCGCCCCGACGACTACCTCATCGGCCGCGATATCGGCGCGAAGCTGCAGAGCTTCGGCAGCGGCGCGCACTTCTGCCTCGGCGCCCACCTGGCCCGCATGGAGGCGCGAGTTGCCTTGGAAGAGTTGTTCAAACGTATCCGCGGCTATGAAGTCGACGAGGCCAATTCGGTGCGCGTCCACTCCAGCAATGTCCGCGGTTTCGCCCATCTGCCCATCACCGTGCAGTCTCGCTAG
- a CDS encoding SDR family oxidoreductase: MPRFAPLPDRRPAIVAGASSGIGEATAIELAAHGFPVALGARRVEKLTDIVGKINADGGEAVGFHLDVTDPNSVKSFVAQSTEALGDIEVLVAGAGDTYFGKLDEITSDEFDSQLQIHLVGAFRLANAVLPGMMERQRGDLIFVGSDVSLRQRPHMGAYGAAKAALVAMVTNFQMELEGTGVRASIVHPGPTKTSMGWSLPAEKIGPALEDWAKWGQARHDYFLRAADLARAITFVAETPRGGFIANMELQPEAPLADNKERQKLALGEEGMPS, translated from the coding sequence TTGCCCCGTTTCGCTCCCCTTCCCGACCGCAGGCCCGCCATTGTCGCCGGCGCCTCGTCCGGTATCGGTGAGGCCACCGCCATCGAGCTCGCCGCACACGGGTTCCCGGTCGCGCTGGGCGCACGCCGTGTGGAGAAACTCACCGACATAGTCGGCAAGATCAACGCCGACGGCGGTGAGGCGGTCGGCTTCCACCTCGATGTCACCGACCCCAATTCAGTGAAATCGTTTGTCGCACAGTCGACCGAGGCCTTGGGCGACATCGAGGTGCTGGTGGCCGGTGCCGGTGACACCTACTTCGGCAAGCTCGACGAGATCACCAGCGACGAATTCGACTCACAGCTGCAGATCCACCTGGTCGGCGCCTTCCGGCTGGCCAACGCCGTGCTGCCGGGCATGATGGAGCGCCAGCGCGGCGATCTGATCTTCGTCGGCTCGGACGTCTCACTGCGGCAGCGCCCCCACATGGGCGCCTACGGAGCGGCCAAGGCTGCGCTGGTCGCCATGGTGACCAACTTCCAGATGGAGCTCGAGGGCACCGGTGTGCGCGCCTCGATCGTGCACCCCGGCCCCACCAAGACCTCGATGGGCTGGAGCCTGCCCGCCGAGAAAATCGGTCCCGCACTGGAGGATTGGGCCAAGTGGGGACAGGCCCGGCACGACTACTTCCTGCGCGCAGCCGACCTCGCGCGGGCCATCACGTTCGTCGCGGAGACACCCCGCGGCGGGTTCATCGCCAACATGGAGCTCCAGCCGGAAGCTCCGCTGGCCGACAACAAGGAACGCCAGAAGCTTGCCCTCGGCGAGGAAGGGATGCCGTCATGA
- a CDS encoding cytochrome P450, with the protein MTITKEVQRVSGGEEEHGHLEEFRTDPIGLMQRIRDECGDLGWFQLADKQVILLTGSEANEFFFRSPDADLNQAEAYPFMTPIFGEGVVFDADPERRAEMLHNTALRGEQMKGHAATIENEVRRMIENWGDEGEIDLLEFFAELTIYTSTACLIGCKFRNQLDSRFANYYHLLERGTDPLCYVDPYLPIESFRIRDEARTSLVALVQEVMNGRIANPPTDKSDRDLLDVLVSIKDEDGNPRFSANEVTGMFISLMFAGHHTSSGTSSWTLIELLRNPDFYAKVQQELDDLYSDGQEVSFHALRQIPNFDNALKETLRLHPPLIILMRVAQDEFEVEGYPIHKGQMVAASPAISNRIPEDFPNPDAFDPDRYENPRQEDIVNRWTWIPFGAGRHRCVGAAFAQMQIKAIFSVLLREYEFEMAQPPESYQNDHSKMVVQLARPAKVRYRKRAKA; encoded by the coding sequence ATGACGATCACCAAAGAAGTACAGCGTGTTTCGGGTGGCGAAGAGGAACACGGCCATCTCGAAGAGTTCCGTACCGACCCGATCGGGTTGATGCAGCGCATCCGGGATGAATGCGGTGACCTCGGCTGGTTCCAGCTCGCCGACAAGCAGGTCATCCTGCTCACGGGTTCGGAGGCCAACGAGTTCTTCTTCCGCTCCCCCGATGCCGACCTGAACCAGGCCGAGGCCTACCCGTTCATGACCCCGATCTTCGGCGAGGGCGTGGTGTTCGACGCCGACCCCGAGCGCCGCGCCGAAATGCTGCACAACACCGCACTGCGCGGTGAGCAGATGAAGGGTCACGCGGCGACCATCGAGAACGAAGTCCGCCGGATGATCGAGAACTGGGGCGACGAAGGCGAAATCGACCTGCTGGAGTTCTTCGCCGAGCTGACCATCTACACCTCGACGGCCTGCTTGATCGGGTGCAAGTTCCGCAACCAGCTCGACTCGCGGTTCGCGAATTACTACCACCTGCTCGAGCGCGGCACCGATCCGCTCTGCTACGTCGACCCCTACCTGCCGATCGAGAGCTTCCGCATCCGCGACGAGGCCAGGACCAGCCTGGTGGCGCTGGTGCAGGAGGTCATGAACGGCCGAATCGCCAACCCGCCCACCGACAAGAGTGATCGTGACCTGCTCGACGTGCTGGTGTCGATCAAGGACGAGGACGGCAATCCGCGGTTCTCGGCCAACGAGGTCACCGGCATGTTCATCTCGCTGATGTTCGCCGGGCACCACACCAGTTCGGGCACCTCGTCGTGGACACTCATCGAGCTGCTGCGCAACCCCGACTTCTACGCGAAGGTGCAGCAGGAACTCGATGATCTCTACTCCGACGGTCAGGAGGTGAGTTTCCATGCGCTGCGCCAGATCCCGAACTTCGACAATGCGCTCAAGGAGACTCTGCGCCTGCACCCGCCGTTGATCATCCTGATGCGGGTCGCCCAGGACGAGTTCGAGGTCGAGGGTTACCCGATCCACAAGGGTCAGATGGTCGCCGCCTCACCGGCGATCTCCAACCGGATACCTGAGGACTTCCCCAATCCGGACGCGTTCGATCCGGACCGCTACGAGAATCCCCGGCAAGAAGACATCGTCAACCGCTGGACCTGGATTCCCTTCGGCGCCGGACGGCACCGTTGTGTCGGAGCCGCTTTCGCACAGATGCAGATCAAGGCGATCTTCTCGGTGCTGTTGCGCGAGTACGAGTTCGAGATGGCACAGCCGCCGGAGTCCTACCAGAACGACCACTCGAAGATGGTGGTCCAGCTGGCCCGGCCGGCGAAGGTCCGCTACCGCAAGCGCGCCAAGGCGTGA
- a CDS encoding ferredoxin → MGCYRIELDEDLCQGHAMCELEAPDVFKVPKRGVVEIIDSEPPDEMRDDVERAVEMCPTRALSIVEKED, encoded by the coding sequence ATGGGTTGCTACCGAATCGAACTCGACGAGGACCTTTGCCAGGGGCACGCCATGTGCGAACTGGAGGCACCCGACGTCTTCAAGGTGCCCAAGCGCGGCGTCGTCGAGATCATTGACTCAGAACCACCCGACGAGATGCGCGACGACGTCGAGCGTGCCGTCGAAATGTGTCCTACCCGAGCACTATCCATCGTAGAAAAGGAAGACTGA
- a CDS encoding nuclear transport factor 2 family protein, protein MASREQLDDWVERWLQANKDSEAAGDWTNLAEFYTDDATYGWNIGPKEDVMCVGKDQIREVALGLEMEGLENWVYEYQKVLVDEKQNEIVGFWKQIANKSDGTRDEIYGIGGSWFRLNDDLLIEWQRDFFDFGHVQKAFVKLISSGDLTPTMQKRIERSVAGEKLPGYYPLGEAPVPIW, encoded by the coding sequence ATGGCGTCACGAGAGCAACTGGACGATTGGGTCGAGCGCTGGCTTCAGGCCAACAAGGACTCCGAAGCGGCCGGCGACTGGACGAACCTGGCGGAGTTCTACACCGACGACGCCACCTACGGCTGGAACATCGGGCCCAAGGAAGACGTGATGTGCGTCGGCAAGGACCAGATCCGCGAGGTCGCGCTCGGCCTGGAGATGGAAGGCCTGGAGAACTGGGTCTACGAGTACCAGAAGGTCCTCGTCGACGAGAAGCAGAACGAGATCGTCGGCTTCTGGAAGCAGATCGCGAACAAGTCCGATGGCACCCGCGACGAGATCTACGGTATCGGCGGCAGCTGGTTCCGACTCAACGACGATCTGTTGATCGAGTGGCAGCGGGACTTCTTCGATTTCGGCCATGTGCAGAAGGCGTTCGTCAAGCTCATCTCCTCGGGCGACCTGACCCCGACGATGCAGAAGCGCATCGAGCGCAGCGTCGCCGGCGAGAAGCTCCCGGGTTACTACCCCCTCGGTGAGGCTCCCGTCCCGATCTGGTGA
- a CDS encoding NDMA-dependent alcohol dehydrogenase: MKTKGALIWEFNQPWSIEEIEIGDPVKDEVKIQMEASGMCHSDHHLVTGDIPMAGFPVLGGHEGAGIVTEVGPGVEHLAPGDHVVLSFIPSCGECPACQEGLRNLCDLGAGLLAGTAVSDGTHRIHAVKNGQPVIPMTLLGTFSPYMVVHKSSVVKIDPSIPFEVACLVGCGVTTGYGSAVRSGDIRPGDDVVIVGVGGVGTGALQGALNAGARNIFAVDPVEFKRDNALKFGATHAYPDIFSAMAGVAEVTQGRMAHKTIVTVGELKGEDIDHYMNITAKGGTVVATAVANMADSNVTLNLAMLTLMQKRLQGTIFGGGNPHYDIPQLLSMYKAGKLNLDDMVTRQYRLEQVNEGYADMLEGRNIRGVIRYTDEDR; encoded by the coding sequence GTGAAGACAAAAGGTGCTCTCATCTGGGAGTTCAACCAACCATGGTCGATCGAGGAAATCGAGATCGGCGATCCGGTCAAAGACGAAGTCAAGATCCAGATGGAAGCTTCGGGCATGTGCCACAGCGACCATCACCTGGTCACCGGCGACATCCCGATGGCCGGCTTCCCGGTGCTCGGCGGCCATGAGGGCGCCGGCATCGTCACCGAGGTCGGACCCGGCGTCGAGCACCTAGCCCCCGGCGATCACGTGGTGCTCTCGTTCATCCCGTCGTGTGGTGAGTGTCCCGCCTGCCAGGAGGGTCTGCGCAACCTGTGCGACCTGGGCGCGGGCCTGCTGGCCGGCACTGCGGTGTCCGACGGCACCCACCGCATCCACGCCGTCAAGAACGGTCAGCCGGTCATCCCGATGACGCTGCTCGGCACCTTCAGCCCGTACATGGTGGTGCACAAGAGCTCGGTGGTGAAGATCGACCCGTCCATCCCGTTCGAGGTGGCCTGCCTGGTCGGCTGCGGTGTGACCACGGGTTACGGCTCGGCCGTCCGCAGTGGTGACATCCGCCCGGGTGACGACGTGGTGATCGTCGGCGTCGGCGGTGTCGGCACCGGCGCGCTGCAGGGCGCGCTGAATGCCGGTGCGCGCAACATCTTCGCTGTCGACCCGGTCGAGTTCAAGCGTGACAACGCACTCAAGTTCGGTGCCACCCACGCCTACCCCGACATCTTCAGCGCGATGGCCGGCGTTGCCGAGGTCACCCAGGGCCGGATGGCGCACAAGACCATCGTGACCGTGGGTGAGCTCAAGGGCGAGGACATCGACCACTACATGAACATCACCGCCAAGGGCGGCACCGTGGTGGCGACCGCCGTGGCGAACATGGCCGACAGCAACGTCACGCTGAACCTGGCGATGCTCACGCTGATGCAGAAGCGCCTGCAGGGCACCATCTTCGGCGGCGGCAACCCGCACTACGACATCCCTCAGCTGCTATCGATGTACAAGGCCGGCAAGCTGAACCTCGATGACATGGTGACGCGCCAGTACCGGCTCGAGCAGGTCAACGAGGGCTACGCGGACATGCTCGAAGGCCGCAACATCCGTGGCGTGATCCGCTACACCGACGAGGACCGCTGA
- a CDS encoding FAD-dependent oxidoreductase, with product MSNFPNLLSEGRIGSMTVRNRFVMSPMETMYGTSDGLPSERTRDYFAGRAKGGVGLITVGATGIDHHHPETPGGLHLGTDEGVTAHRALVEAVHEHGAKIQPQIVHAGPDGLGPEMFGVTSLGPSVIPSYLTGRPSAEVTEAQLAQIIDLFKAAVRRAAEAGYDGIELHAAHGYMFLGSFLAPQRNRRTDDYRGDTAEGRIHVVLRTLEAIRSEIGDALPITLRISGYERVAGGRPSYETAQMAPHLVAAGVDAFHVSGGVIDRLVTGMVNAADDGDALNVGAAAAVKQVVDVPVIAVGRIHDPERAEQILADGKADFIAMGRPMLADPDLVAKVQADHADRIRRCISCENCIDAMEQRFSVDCAVNPRTGKERELAVHPVTHGKRVVVVGGGPGGLEAARVAAERGHRVTLFERTAQLGGALVWASIVHPENEPFLHYLRNEIAASTVSVEMSYPVGADEIAALEPDAVIVATGANVNTSPALPELLANPNGPSVGRRVVIVGGGLAGIQLAEYLSARGRFVTVLEAGRTIAPEVGLKRRTEHMDRLDRLGVPLHVRTEVDRITDTGVVFTPHGGTSRELAADSVIVAGRPEADTALFDDLTDRLPGAKVHAVGDCTGSGLIRKATDDGARAACSI from the coding sequence ATGAGCAACTTCCCGAACCTGTTGAGTGAAGGCCGCATCGGCTCGATGACGGTGCGCAACAGGTTCGTGATGTCTCCGATGGAGACCATGTACGGCACCTCCGACGGCTTGCCGTCCGAACGCACCCGGGACTATTTCGCCGGCCGCGCGAAGGGTGGCGTCGGGCTGATCACGGTGGGCGCCACCGGGATTGACCACCACCATCCCGAAACCCCGGGTGGGCTCCACCTCGGCACCGACGAGGGCGTGACCGCGCACCGGGCGCTGGTCGAGGCGGTGCACGAGCACGGCGCGAAGATCCAGCCGCAGATCGTCCACGCCGGCCCCGACGGGCTCGGACCCGAGATGTTCGGCGTCACCTCGCTGGGCCCGTCGGTGATTCCGTCCTATCTCACCGGACGACCGTCGGCCGAGGTCACCGAGGCCCAGCTGGCGCAGATCATCGACCTGTTCAAGGCCGCGGTGCGGCGCGCCGCCGAAGCGGGTTACGACGGTATCGAACTGCACGCCGCGCACGGCTACATGTTCCTCGGGTCTTTCCTTGCCCCACAGCGCAACCGGCGCACCGACGACTACCGGGGCGACACCGCGGAAGGCCGGATCCACGTGGTACTCCGGACGCTCGAGGCGATTCGCTCCGAGATCGGTGATGCCCTTCCGATCACGCTGCGGATCTCGGGCTACGAACGCGTGGCAGGTGGTCGCCCAAGCTATGAAACCGCGCAGATGGCACCGCACCTGGTGGCGGCGGGCGTGGACGCGTTCCACGTCAGCGGCGGGGTGATCGACCGCCTCGTCACCGGAATGGTCAACGCAGCCGACGACGGTGATGCGCTCAACGTCGGTGCTGCCGCCGCGGTCAAGCAGGTGGTCGACGTTCCGGTGATCGCGGTGGGTCGCATTCACGATCCGGAGCGCGCCGAACAGATCCTCGCCGATGGTAAGGCGGACTTCATCGCGATGGGCCGCCCGATGTTGGCCGATCCCGACCTCGTCGCGAAAGTCCAAGCAGACCACGCCGATCGAATCCGTCGCTGCATCTCATGCGAGAACTGCATCGATGCGATGGAACAGCGTTTCTCGGTCGACTGTGCGGTCAACCCGCGTACCGGCAAGGAACGCGAACTGGCGGTACACCCGGTCACCCACGGCAAACGCGTGGTGGTCGTCGGTGGCGGACCCGGTGGTCTGGAGGCTGCCCGGGTGGCTGCCGAGCGCGGCCACCGCGTCACGCTGTTCGAGCGCACCGCCCAACTCGGCGGCGCGCTGGTGTGGGCGTCGATCGTCCATCCGGAGAACGAACCGTTCCTGCACTACCTGCGCAATGAGATCGCAGCCAGCACCGTTTCCGTCGAGATGTCGTACCCGGTCGGCGCCGACGAGATCGCGGCACTGGAACCCGATGCCGTGATCGTGGCCACCGGCGCCAACGTGAACACCAGCCCTGCGCTGCCCGAATTACTCGCCAACCCGAACGGCCCGTCGGTGGGCCGACGCGTCGTCATCGTCGGCGGCGGCCTTGCCGGGATTCAGCTTGCCGAATACCTCAGTGCCCGAGGTCGGTTCGTCACCGTGCTGGAAGCGGGCCGCACCATCGCACCGGAGGTCGGGCTCAAACGCCGGACCGAGCACATGGACCGGCTCGACCGGTTGGGCGTTCCCCTGCACGTGCGCACCGAGGTGGACCGGATCACCGACACCGGGGTGGTGTTCACCCCGCACGGCGGCACCAGCCGCGAACTCGCCGCCGACAGTGTGATCGTCGCAGGACGCCCGGAGGCGGACACCGCGCTGTTCGACGACCTGACGGACCGGCTGCCCGGCGCCAAGGTGCACGCGGTGGGCGACTGCACTGGCTCCGGGCTGATCCGCAAAGCCACCGACGATGGCGCTCGCGCCGCCTGCAGTATCTGA
- a CDS encoding nuclear transport factor 2 family protein has protein sequence MSTTTEQTPALAASQASWRCVMSHDREGWLALMADDVVIEDPIGPAITNPDGNGVRGKAAVADFYDANIAINNLRVTCEETFPSSSPNEVAHILVLRSQFEGGITSTVRGVFTYHVNDAGLIANMRGYWNMDGMQFAQTAADGE, from the coding sequence ATGTCCACGACCACCGAGCAGACCCCGGCACTGGCCGCATCGCAGGCATCATGGCGCTGCGTGATGTCGCACGACCGCGAGGGCTGGCTGGCCCTGATGGCCGACGACGTGGTGATCGAGGACCCGATCGGGCCGGCCATCACCAACCCCGACGGCAACGGCGTGCGGGGCAAGGCCGCTGTCGCAGACTTCTATGACGCCAACATCGCGATCAACAACCTCCGCGTCACCTGCGAAGAGACCTTCCCGTCGAGTTCTCCCAACGAAGTCGCACATATTTTGGTGCTGCGCAGCCAGTTCGAAGGTGGCATCACCAGCACCGTGCGCGGCGTGTTCACCTACCACGTCAACGACGCCGGCCTGATCGCCAACATGCGCGGCTACTGGAACATGGACGGTATGCAGTTTGCCCAAACTGCCGCCGACGGTGAGTGA
- a CDS encoding SDR family NAD(P)-dependent oxidoreductase yields MSDRPLDGFGAVVVGGSRGIGAAVSALLAECGASVVVNGRDEAAAEATAAAITQAGGRALAHAGSAAYEAVAEELIALCENEFGAVDALVNCAGAPEPPGSSILTVTPAEFRDLLDIHLGTTFATCRAAAPRMVARGCGAIVNTSSFAFLGDYGGTGYPAGKGAVNGLTMAIAAELAEHGVRANVVCPGAKTRLSTGTDFEEQIESLRRRGILDEVSAQGALDVAPPEYVAPLYAYLVSDLARTITGQIFIAAGGFIGRFDKPSPAFINYRDHHDSPPWTVSEIAAMLS; encoded by the coding sequence GTGAGTGACCGGCCGCTGGACGGGTTCGGCGCCGTCGTCGTCGGCGGCTCGCGGGGTATTGGTGCCGCCGTCTCGGCATTGCTGGCCGAATGCGGCGCGAGCGTGGTGGTCAACGGTCGCGACGAGGCGGCCGCCGAAGCCACCGCGGCCGCGATCACGCAGGCCGGTGGGCGCGCACTCGCGCACGCCGGTTCGGCCGCATACGAAGCGGTCGCCGAAGAGCTGATCGCCCTGTGCGAGAACGAGTTCGGCGCGGTCGACGCGTTGGTCAACTGCGCGGGTGCGCCCGAGCCGCCGGGCTCGTCGATCCTCACCGTCACACCCGCTGAGTTTCGCGATCTGCTCGACATCCATCTCGGCACCACGTTCGCGACCTGCCGGGCCGCTGCGCCCCGAATGGTCGCCCGGGGCTGTGGAGCGATCGTCAACACCAGTTCCTTTGCCTTCCTTGGTGATTACGGCGGCACCGGCTATCCGGCCGGCAAGGGTGCGGTGAACGGACTGACGATGGCCATTGCGGCGGAACTCGCGGAGCACGGCGTGCGGGCCAACGTGGTGTGCCCGGGTGCCAAGACCCGGTTGTCCACCGGAACCGATTTCGAGGAGCAGATCGAATCGCTGCGGCGGCGCGGCATCCTCGACGAAGTCAGCGCACAGGGCGCCCTGGATGTCGCACCACCGGAATACGTGGCCCCGCTGTACGCCTACCTGGTCAGTGACCTCGCCCGCACGATCACCGGCCAGATCTTCATCGCCGCCGGAGGTTTCATCGGCCGGTTCGACAAGCCCTCCCCCGCGTTCATCAACTACCGGGATCACCACGACTCGCCGCCGTGGACCGTCAGTGAGATTGCGGCGATGCTGAGCTGA